The Lichenihabitans psoromatis genomic interval TCGCTGCTTCGTCATCGAAATAGTGCACCGCAATATCCGCGCCGGCTTCGGCAAGCATCATGGCGGTTGCCCGGCCGATCCCCTTCTGCGCTCCTGTGACCAGAGCGGTCTTCCCCTTCAAGATCATCATCATCGCCTCTGCTTCTGACGCTCAAGGCTCGAGACGTGCTTGCGCCTGTGCCGGACCTGCGCACACTTTATTTTGTTGACTTGGCAATCTGTTCTGCGACCGCTCTAGCGCAGTCGCATCACCGTTCCGTCCTTGCGGATGTCACGGGTCACGTAACCCATGATGGAACTCGGAATAGGCTTGTTGAGGTTTTGATAGGCCTTCAGGAGGATCACGCTCCGGAACAGTTCCTCTGCCTCGACAGGGTCGCCGGACTCAAGGGCATCCAGAAAAGCTTTATGTCGCCCCGCAACCTCGGTCGGTTGCACATGGTAGAGTTCGCTGCGGGCCAGATAAGCGTAAAGCAACGTCCGCAACGCTTGCCAACTGCTCACGAGGAAGCGGTTTCCCGAGCCGACCACCATCGTCTCGTGAAATCGGGAATCGAGGGCCTTATAGTCGTTTTCACGTCCATCCGTGGCAGCTTTGAGCATCTCGGCATAGACGTCGCGCAACTGGCTCCGGCTCTCGGGCGATGCATCCGCCGCGAATTGACGAGCCGCAAGCCCCTCGAGCATGGCGCGCAGCAAGGACATATTTTCGACGTCGGCAATCGAGAGTTCAGCCACGCGAGTCCCGCGCCCAGCACTGGTGACGACGAGACCTTGCCCGGTCAACACTTTAAGGGCC includes:
- a CDS encoding GntR family transcriptional regulator codes for the protein MDADNVPHGNGLSGFAVTAQVALTEQVIQKLVTAIISGVLKPGERLIETKVAADLGVSRGPLREALKVLTGQGLVVTSAGRGTRVAELSIADVENMSLLRAMLEGLAARQFAADASPESRSQLRDVYAEMLKAATDGRENDYKALDSRFHETMVVGSGNRFLVSSWQALRTLLYAYLARSELYHVQPTEVAGRHKAFLDALESGDPVEAEELFRSVILLKAYQNLNKPIPSSIMGYVTRDIRKDGTVMRLR